A genomic region of Glycine max cultivar Williams 82 chromosome 15, Glycine_max_v4.0, whole genome shotgun sequence contains the following coding sequences:
- the LOC100790660 gene encoding pollen receptor-like kinase 3 — protein sequence MAAAVRIHHHLSFLFLFLFFISFSCGTETDSLLHLKKSLTNSDRSLSSWIPNISPCSGTWLGVVCFDNTITGLHLSDLGLSGSIDVDALVEIRSLRTLSFINNSFSGPIPNFNKLGSIKSLLLTQNRFSGTIPTDFFSTLNSLKKLWLSGNNFSGEIPQSLTQLKLLKELHLEYNSFSGQIPNFNQDLKSLDLSNNKLQGAIPVSLARFGPNSFAGNEGLCGKPLEKTCGDDDGSSLFSLLSNVNEEKYDTSWATKVIVILVIAVVAAMIFLFVKRSRRGDGELRVVSRSRSNSTEEVLMVQVPSMRGGVGDKKKEGNKRGDIVMVNEERGVFGLQDLMKASAEVLGNGGLGSMYKAMMGTGLCVVVKRMREMNKIGKDVFDAEMRQFGRIRHRNIITPLAYHYRREEKLFITEYMPKGSLLYVLHGDRGTSHSELTWPTRLNIVKGIARGLKFLYSEFSTYDLPHGNLKSSNVLLTDDYEPLLSDYAFQPLINPKVSVQALFAFKSPDFVQNQKVSQKTDVYCLGVIILEIITGKFPSQYHSNGKGGTDVVQWAFTAISEGTEAELIDSELPNDANSRKNMLHLLHIGACCAESNPEQRLNMKEAVRRIEEVQV from the exons ATGGCCGCCGCTGTTCGAATCCACCACCACCTCTCATTCCTTTTCTTGTTCTTATTCTTCATCTCTTTCTCATGCGGGACTGAAACTGATTCCCTCCTCCACCTCAAGAAATCCCTCACTAACTCTGACCGCTCCCTCTCCTCGTGGATCCCAAACATCTCCCCATGCTCCGGCACGTGGCTCGGCGTGGTCTGCTTTGACAACACCATCACGGGCTTGCACCTCTCTGACCTTGGCCTCTCCGGCTCGATCGACGTCGATGCCCTCGTCGAGATCCGTAGCCTCCGCACCCTTAGCTTCATCAACAACTCCTTCTCAGGCCCCATTCCAAACTTCAACAAACTTGGCTCCATAAAGTCCCTTCTCCTCACCCAAAACCGCTTCTCCGGCACAATCCCCACCGACTTCTTCTCCACCTTAAACTCCCTCAAGAAACTTTGGCTCTCAGGCAACAACTTCTCTGGTGAAATCCCACAATCCCTAACACAACTCAAACTCTTGAAAGAACTCCACCTCGAATACAACTCGTTCTCAGGCCAGATACCAAACTTCAACCAAGATCTGAAGTCGCTGGATTTGTCCAACAACAAACTCCAAGGTGCAATTCCTGTAAGCTTGGCAAGGTTCGGCCCTAACTCTTTCGCAGGAAATGAAGGTCTCTGTGGTAAGCCCTTAGAGAAGACTTGTGGTGATGATGATGGGTCttctttgttttctcttctaAGTAATGTTAACGAGGAAAAATACGATACGAGTTGGGCGACGAAGGTGATTGTAATATTGGTTATAGCAGTGGTGGCGGCAATGATATTTCTGTTCGTGAAGAGGAGTCGGAGGGGGGATGGGGAGTTGAGGGTGGTGAGCAGGAGCAGGAGCAACAGCACAGAGGAGGTATTGATGGTGCAGGTACCTAGCATGAGGGGGGGCGTAGGAGATAAGAAGAAGGAAGGAAATAAAAGAGGGGATATTGTGATGGTGAATGAGGAGAGGGGCGTATTTGGGCTTCAGGATTTGATGAAGGCGTCAGCGGAGGTGCTAGGGAATGGGGGGTTGGGATCAATGTACAAGGCGATGATGGGGACAGGGTTGTGCGTGGTGGTGAAGAGGATGAGGGAGATGAATAAGATCGGGAAGGACGTGTTTGACGCTGAGATGAGGCAGTTCGGGAGGATACGACACCGGAATATCATCACGCCACTCGCTTACCATTACCGAAGGGAGGAGAAGCTCTTTATTACTGAGTACATGCCCAAGGGAAGCTTGTTGTATGTCTTGCATG GTGACAGAGGAACATCCCATTCTGAGTTAACTTGGCCTACACGTTTGAACATTGTTAAGGGAATTGCAAGAGGGTTGAAATTCCTTTACTCTGAATTTTCCACCTACGACCTGCCCCACGGGAACCTCAAGTCCAGCAACGTTCTTCTAACTGATGATTACGAGCCTCTCTTGAGTGACTACGCCTTTCAGCCACTGATCAACCCCAAGGTCTCCGTGCAGGCATTGTTCGCCTTCAAATCCCCAGATTTTGTTCAGAATCAGAAGGTTTCGCAGAAGACCGATGTTTACTGCCTCGGTGTCAtcattcttgagatcatcacaggGAAGTTCCCTTCCCAGTATCACAGCAATGGCAAGGGTGGCACTGATGTTGTGCAATGGGCCTTCACCGCAATTTCTGAGGGAACAGAAGCAGAGTTGATCGATTCGGAGTTACCAAACGACGCGAATTCGCGCAAGAACATGCTGCATCTTCTACACATTGGGGCTTGTTGCGCTGAGAGCAACCCTGAACAAAGACTAAACATGAAGGAAGCTGTTAGAAGGATAGAGGAGGTACAGGTTTAA